The uncultured Fibrobacter sp. DNA segment GATTCAAAGCCCATTGTTTCGCGACCGTTAACGGCAAAAACTGCGCTAAAACCGCAATCATCCGTGCCGTTTGGCATATCCCCAGGATTCAGCGCCGTCCAACTGTAAGTCGCTTTCAAGGGTGTCGTTGCTTCGGTTTCGCCGCCAAAAACATTGAAAAGTTGATACCACTCTTCTATAGTTGGCACGTGCCACCCGGCAGGGCAGGGACGTTCCGTCGGATAGTAGACACGGCCCATTGTCCGGCAATCGTCCTCCTCATAGTAGCAGGCGTCCTTTTCCACGTCGTAATTCAGGTTCTGTGCCATCCACACCTGTTTTCCGATAGTGGTGTACTTATACACCTGCCCGTCGCGCTCATCTGTGAACGTGCCGCGATTGGGCATGCCATAGGAGTTCGTACCCGTTTCCGGGCACACCTTCGCTGCATCCCAAACTTCATCTTCATCAGAACCTGTCGTACATGATGTCAACAAGGGGAAAATCAAAAAAAATAGAAACAGGACCATTTTTTTCATGTTTTTCTCCATTATCTACAATTTCTAGTCAAAAATCGTATTTTATGTCACATTTCAAGGGGTATCCAACCTCTGAGTTGACATGGGACTGTCCATTATGCAACGAATAGTGTTAAAGCCAGCATCAGGACCAAAAGGGGTCGGGTCTCCATTGGCAATAAAAAGCATAGTCTCCACTGAACTCTCGCTTCTTGCCGTAGATGTCCAATAATAACCTACAGTAAGAAACATTCTATTTAAAGATCCATTTTCATTAATATACCCGCCAAGCAAAGCAGAAAATCCGCACTCATTACTTTCCGCTCTAATATACCTATCTGCTAATAGAGAATCATCACTGGTCAATCTAAAATACTCATATTCAACATTTTTTCCCAAAATCATCCACTCCGCTTTTGTAGGCAGATGCCACCCCTTTGGACACACGGTATCTACTACATCACGGTTCAAGAGAGCATAGTCCGTATTCGGCACCCCCTCCTTGAGCGCATAGTACCTGCCAAATTTCTTGCAATATTCCTCGACTATACAGTCATTGTCGATACAAACTAACTGCATTCTTTGGGCTATATCGGTAAGTTTTGTGGTATCTTTAAAACAAGTAGTCGCCGTATCTGTTAAAGATCTTTTTTTAGGATAACAATATTCCATTCCATAACACATGCTATACGGATGCGGCAACTCAAACCTTAAGTTCTCCGCCATCCAAACTTGGTCACCAATAGTTGTATAGTGATAGACGTTTCCATCTCGTTCATCGGTGAATGTGCCGCGATTGGGCATGCCATAGGAGTTCGAACCCGTTTCCGGGCACACCTTCGCTACATTCCACTTTTCCCCTTCTTCCTCGTCGTCAAAAATACACGAGGAAAAAATGACAGGAATGGCAAAAAAAAGAACAATCTTGACAAGTCCATTCATATAATCTCAGCCCCTATTTCAACAGTTGCCAGTTAAGTATGGTGTTCCCACGACGGAGCACAATGTAACGGCCGGCCTTCATCGCGGATGCGGGCATCTGCACCGTATGCTCGCCGACATTCCATGTTCCTTCGAAGATGCGGTTCTTCAGCGTACCGAAGGCGTCCACGACTTCAAGGTAATAATATCCCGTCTGGTCGATATTGACGTAAACCATGTCGCCCACGCGAGTCACACGGTTCGCTCCGGAATCGCTTGCAACAACGTTGTTTTGAAAATTCGGCCGAGGCACTTTACCCCAGAGCAAGTTACCGTTCAGATCGAGCACCACAACGGAATCCGCAACGAGCAGATTCTGGCCCGTACCAATTCCGTGATGCGACGGGTCATCGGACGCGCTGTATGCGGATTCGGACCAGCCTTGGGCATGGAGCCCGAACTTCACGGCAGCCGAACGCTTGCCCGGTTTGAGAACTACGTTGTTGTACACTAGGGAAACATAGTAAAGGTTACCGCCTGCGGCCACCTTCGAAGGTATCGCAGAGGCAGTATCCGGTCCGAGGTAGTACCAGTCAGGCGGTTCCATGGTGCCCGTGGCATCGCGGTAGTAGTACCGCGCCTCAAAGCCGGAAATACTGTCGGAACCGTTATTCTCAACATAGATTGCAATGGTGCTGTTCTTCCACGGCTCGTTGGACTCCTCGGCAGCAAGAGCACGAATGCCAGACGCAGGGGTCGTCGCGGGCATGCCGTCATCGACACAATTCCAACCATTGAGCATCTCACCCCTTGAATTCAGCACGACAACGCCCTTCGCCTCCACATAGCCATAAGCAGAACCGTGCTCGTAACTCGGGTCGTCCTGGATCTTCCACGGTTTGTAGTCCGGAGTACGATGCAGCCCAATCTGAATTGCGCTCCCATTATTCGCGTAACCATGCGGTGGAATGGGTTCGGCAAGCGCATACTCGGCGTAATAAACATCACCGGCATCGTGCACCAACGATACAGGGCCTTTAGGATACCACGACTCTGCCGCCACAGCGGAGCCCTCACCCGAATAATAGTAACGGATGCGTGCGCCGTATATATACTGACCGGTAAGGTTGTGCAGCTTGATTCTCGGGCGTGCCCACGTTGTTTCGTAAGCGTTTTCATAATAGATGAACGCCTCGACACTCGGTTCGGGAGCGGCCCAGCCGGACTGGCCGTAGTCCACAAACCCAGGCAAAAACAGCCGAAAGCACGCATCGTAAAACCACCCGTGAGAGGTCAAAAAAAAGATAAAGGCTCCATCCATACAGCACTCATCACTCGCGGCAGAGTTCTTTAGGCTAAAACGCTAAGATACCCCACGTCACCCCATGCGGGTGGCATGACTAATCTTTCAAGCAGCGAATCGACATTTTGGGGAAATGATTGAAAACGGAAACTTCCTTTTCAATTTTTATCGTATAGTAATCTTGAGAACCATCTTTTGTGGATGTCCAGAAAACGGCATCATACCGAACAAAATGGACCCCTTCTTCCTCGTTTACGTACACGCCTGCCGGCTTTGCTAAAAAACCGCAAGCATTCTCCCCAGTACCATTAGACCATTCACTTCCACTCTTCAACCGTAATGCAGACGACTGCTGGGAGAATCCTCCCATAATTTCAATCATGGTTTTCCATTCTGCAAGAGATGGCAGATGCCAGCCAGCGGGACAGACCCCGCTCACAAGATTTTCATCCAAATTTTCCCTGTATTTTTCATTTTTTTGCAAGGAATAGAACCTTCCATACTGGTTACAGAAGTTTTCATATTTGTCAAATTTTTCTAGACAAACACTATACTCCGCATCATATTTCAAATTCTCGGCCATCCATACCTGATTGCCGATGGTGGTATATTTATACACCTGTCCATCGCGCTCGTCAGTGAAAGTTCCCCGTTTACTATCGGGACACACTTCCGCAGCGTTCCACTTTTCTTCTTCATCGTCATCGGAAACGCAAGCAGTAAAAATGCCCGCGATAAAAATGCTTGCTATTACACTATTTTTCCACATAATGCTTACCTAAAATTCAAACAACTTGTCCGGAAACTTTGCAGAACTGCGCAGGGCGAAGATTTCTGTCGTCACTTTGGTCTCGATGCCGGATACGATTACCGAGACTTCCATCTTTTTGAGGTTGTTCGAGGCATCATAAGTAAAAGTGGTCAGTGCGCTCTTATCGGCATCATTACTCTCTATTTTCTCTATGCGTTTTTTTGCAGAATCGTAATACAAGACCCCCTGCGAACCCGTAATAGAATACAGGTTGTCGGACACATGAACCGGTTCCTGCCAATCGCCGGAATCGAGCGGGTTAAACTTCGTATAGGATTGCGCCTCCAAAGCCTCGCCATTGTACGGCAATATCTGCGACTTTTTCGTATTCAGGTCGATTACCTTCATGCGAGATCCGTTCACAATGCTACGCTGGTTCAAAAGCGATGACTTCATCTCGGTGTAAGTCTTGGACGCGCCCTTTTGCACCATGTAGATGGAGACAACCTGTTTGCCCGCAGGGGTGTTGACCGTAGTCCTGATGCTCATTTCCACGGAATCACGTGAATGAGCGGACTTTTTGAGGTCCGTACGGACTTGGTCAAGGGAAAGGGCAAAGGAAGAAATAGAAAGGATAAGGAGGGTGAAGATGATTTTTTTCATAAACTAATCCTTTACGCAACGTGTTGATGTTCTAGAAAAGAAATAACCATAGCGAAAATCAACATCCAACACAACAACATTCAAATTTCCATCTTCATTTTTTTTTGTTGTTGAAAAAAAAGCCTCTGTAAGAAAAGATGACATGGAACCTGTATAATTAAGCGCACCAGCAGGCAAAGCGTTAAATGAACATTCATCTGTTCCAGCTTCACGATTATTCCCCCAATACTTTCCCCCCTTCAGTCTAAGCGCAGCTTTATCACCCATTTTTTTAATCATCGTTTTCCATTCATCCAACGAAGGAATATGCCACCCGTTAGGACAAATAAATCCAAATATTGAATCATTTACGACGTATTGAGAAGGCGGTATTTTCTCATACAACGAATAATAGAGACCAAAGGTTTTGCAAGAATCGCCAAAATGGTCCATACATCCGCTAAACTCTGAATCATACCTCAGGTTCTCAGCCATCCAGACTTGTTCACCAATCGTAGTATAACGATAGACATTACCATCTCGTTCATCAGTAAATGTGCCGCGGTTAGGTATGCCATAGGAGTTCGATCCCGTTTCCGGGCACACTTTCGCAGCATCCCAACCATCGTCACCATCATCTGGATCTGTCGTACACGACATCAATAGGGGAAAAATAAACAAAGCAGAAAGATACAACTTATTCATAACCATTCCCTATTTCAACAACTGCCAATTAAGTATAGTATTCCCTCGGCGCAGCACAATGTAGCGACCGGCCTTCATCGCGGATGAGGGAATTTGTACCATATGCTCGCCAACGTCCCATGTTCCCTCAAAGATGCGGTTCTTCACCGTTCCAAAGGCATCCACGACTTCAAGGTAATAATATCCCGTCTGGTCGATATTGACGTAAACCATGTCGCCCACGCGAGTCACACGGTTCGCTCCGGAATCGCTTGCAACAACGTTGTTTTGAAAATTCGGCCGAGGCACTTTACCCCAGAGCAAGTTACCGTTCAGATCGAGCACCACAACGGAATCCGCAACGAGCAGATTCTGGCCCGTACCAATTCCGTGATGCGACGGGTCATCGGACGCGCTGTATGCGGATTCGGACCAGCCTTGGGCATGGAGCCCGAACTTCACGGCAGCCGAACGCTTGCCCGGTTTGAGAACTACGTTGTTGTACACTAGGGAAACATAGTAAAGGTTACCGCCTGCGGACATCCCTCTCCCCATCCCTCTTTCTAAAAAGCTAGTCCATTACGCAACGGATTGAGGCATTCGCACTAGACCAATCACTCTGCTTGATTACAGGATCATCCGTATCGAATATTTTTGTCAACTTCCCTAAAAGTCCAGGTGATGAACTTACAAAATAGGCCCTATAACCATCATATCCATAGACAGTCGTCTTTGCCGGTAAAACGCTGAAGCCGCAATCGTC contains these protein-coding regions:
- a CDS encoding FISUMP domain-containing protein; this encodes MNGLVKIVLFFAIPVIFSSCIFDDEEEGEKWNVAKVCPETGSNSYGMPNRGTFTDERDGNVYHYTTIGDQVWMAENLRFELPHPYSMCYGMEYCYPKKRSLTDTATTCFKDTTKLTDIAQRMQLVCIDNDCIVEEYCKKFGRYYALKEGVPNTDYALLNRDVVDTVCPKGWHLPTKAEWMILGKNVEYEYFRLTSDDSLLADRYIRAESNECGFSALLGGYINENGSLNRMFLTVGYYWTSTARSESSVETMLFIANGDPTPFGPDAGFNTIRCIMDSPMSTQRLDTP
- a CDS encoding FISUMP domain-containing protein; translated protein: MNKLYLSALFIFPLLMSCTTDPDDGDDGWDAAKVCPETGSNSYGIPNRGTFTDERDGNVYRYTTIGEQVWMAENLRYDSEFSGCMDHFGDSCKTFGLYYSLYEKIPPSQYVVNDSIFGFICPNGWHIPSLDEWKTMIKKMGDKAALRLKGGKYWGNNREAGTDECSFNALPAGALNYTGSMSSFLTEAFFSTTKKNEDGNLNVVVLDVDFRYGYFFSRTSTRCVKD
- a CDS encoding FISUMP domain-containing protein, which codes for MWKNSVIASIFIAGIFTACVSDDDEEEKWNAAEVCPDSKRGTFTDERDGQVYKYTTIGNQVWMAENLKYDAEYSVCLEKFDKYENFCNQYGRFYSLQKNEKYRENLDENLVSGVCPAGWHLPSLAEWKTMIEIMGGFSQQSSALRLKSGSEWSNGTGENACGFLAKPAGVYVNEEEGVHFVRYDAVFWTSTKDGSQDYYTIKIEKEVSVFNHFPKMSIRCLKD
- a CDS encoding FISUMP domain-containing protein, translating into MTSCTTGSDEDEVWDAAKVCPETGTNSYGMPNRGTFTDERDGQVYKYTTIGKQVWMAQNLNYDVEKDACYYEEDDCRTMGRVYYPTERPCPAGWHVPTIEEWYQLFNVFGGETEATTPLKATYSWTALNPGDMPNGTDDCGFSAVFAVNGRETMGFESGFLSSTMTPEGNCDTGHLWTVSFSSYKRIACWNDLCHYSSKYIRCVKD